taaaaatgtcTATGCCAGAAAAAGGTTActgtaaaagaaaaataatgtaaCTTCTTTAcgtcaaaaaaaaaaaagaatttgtGTCGTCTACTTTTTGTGtgtttttctcttcattgAAGCTGCGCGGTGTTGCGCTCGACCTAGCGACGTAAGACAAGTTTGAGAAGGAAAGTAGCACAACAGCATTATGGAAAACCAGTTAAAGAGGAAATTTTATAATTAAATACCAGTATATACTACTTTTTGTCCTTTTTCGTCAATTTTAGAGATTTATGCATTGATAATAAGTTTGTGGGGGAcatcaaattttgagaagATTTGGGAATGGAACTCAAACTCCATCTTTTACTTGCAGAAGCACTTCTTTCAGGTATGCTTAGTTTCAAATCCTGTTTCTTATTGTAGGACGAAGTTGAATTTGCGTTAGAATGCATATTTAAATGCGACCCTGATTTCGGACGGGAATCTGTTACACCTTGAAATGTCCCGTACATTTCCAGCTTGATCCGCCAGTACTGCAATACTTTCGGAGACCAGTTCGTAGTAATTTTCGGTAAGTTATCTATATGAATACCATTGCACAATAAAAACTCtgtaatgaagaagatgggAGTTCCGTTAATAATTTCGTAATGTTTCAAGGAATACTGAAAAATGGACGGATGGCTTAAATcattcttctctttctcgCTTGCCGTCAATTCTCTTAAAGAATATTTGCTTTGTGCAATGGCTCTTTGCATCATGAAGATACTATCTAAATGGATGGCTTTGatcaaagattttaaaGAAGTTTCTCTGCCTTGGTTGCTATCAATGACAAACTTCTTAAGTTGATATTTATCGATAATATATTTTGATCTTTCTGAATCCGTGGAATTTGGGGTGATCTTCTTAATCGAAAAGTTGTGAAGGTTACTTTCATAAATGGCATTAACATTACTATTGGAGACATTATTCTGTAAAAGATGCATCATTTCCAATGAGGTGAAATTGTCCAGCGTCAAAGACCTAACTTTAGAGATATGTGAACCCAAAGATCGATGAACGCCCGAGCATTTGATACACAGTATGCACAATAAATTTATTGACACCCACTCTACAGTTACAGTATTGTCGCAATCACAACACTTCAAATTTGATTTATCAATTTTGCGAACAATCGATAACAATTCGTCTCTATTGGAAGGCCCAGTAttagcaaaagaaaaatgttgGGTCTGCTGTTTAGGCGagtctttttttaatggaATACGGTTATTACTGTTACTGTTGTTACTGCTACTATGAATGCGATGAGTTTGATGATTAAACTGATGAGAATTTGTGGCCTTTTGCTGACTCCCACTAAGACGATTCGATAAGTATGTGAACGATAGCTGGGCCGAACGAAATGGGAACCTTTGTGGCAATATCAATGATTCTTTTGCAGTCATCAACAAAGCGATGCTTCTTATAATAACGCAATATACGTCGAAACCTCGATCCTCCTCGCAGCAGTTCTTTTGTAATTTACATCGAAGAGATTtaagaagaatattagTTAACTTTAACGGGTTGTTGTACCATGGTAAATGAAGTGCTTTTGGTGCTATTTTTGGTGCTATTTCATTACTAGGCAAAAGCACAACATTTTGAATGGTATTGGCACTATAAAAATCCATTATTGATGGAACATCCAGAAGAAGTATATTTAGAGTCACTATTACAGCAATCTTATCACTATGTCTTCAATGGAGTTACTAATATCCTCTTTTTTGCCCAAATTCTTGCCCAAATTCTTGCCCAAATTTTTGCCTTTCTTCTGCCCTCGTCGAAATACCCTCGTAACGATAGCGAtagccaaaaaaaaatccaacATAGGACAGAAACAAGTTGTTTTCATCCGTTTAAAACGACAGTCCTTTAAATTCCGCCTGAATTATCGCAGATAATTTATCCGGAAAAccaagtaaaaaaaagaaaaaagaaaagataaatatcatatttttctattattagattAGATTTTAAATTAGATAATGAATTAATACAGGTAATAATTATAGAgaggaaataaaaataaacagaTAAGTTATTTACATCTTCTAACTAATATTCCATTACAAGTGAACGAACATGAAAAGATCATATCAAACCCTTCcaacatattttttttccttctttggTCCCTTCAAGGAAAGAGCAgtctttcttcttgttctataataatattattaaaaaagcACATAAAAACTTGATTGTGTAGcgataataaaaaatttgttttcGAAAATATAGGAGTATGTCTCAAAAgtcaaaattaaagaacTTAGAATAAGAAAGCGACACCGGCAGCGACGGCAGCACCGAAGACACCAGCACCCAAAGCGTTGGAAGCAGCAGCACCAGTAGAGATCTTGGTGCTGGTGGTGTTAGATTGGTTAGAACCGTTGGTAGAACCGTTGGTAGAAACGTTAGCAGCTTGAACAGCGGCAACAGTGGCGAAGGCAGCGACGATGGTCTTGAATTGCATTTTTGGTATGATTAgttattattgaaactttttgtttttattggTGTGTTTAAGAGATAAAAGTGGAAAGTAAGTATGAAAAGTAAACAATACTGAAGGAAGGATGGATAGATGAAATTGAGAATTTCTCGAGTTCTTTATATAGGAAGAGGGAAGGCAGGAAATTCATCGCGATGACACACAGTACCATATCTCATGTAAAAAATGTGAGAAAAACcgatgatttttttctgctttctttttcctaaTTCTAAAAACGGGTATTCCGcttgcaaaagaaaaggcgTGGCTCGGATCGGTTCTGTTTCGGAAATTAACTTTGGCGTTCTACGCCCGGAAGCGACCAAAGCGGCCAATCACGTCCGAAGACGGGGCCGCACGGTCTCCCGCGAGGTCGTTTTTTGGAACTGTAAAAGGCCCAACATTGGGCCCAGGCCCTCATCACGCCTGATCCGGAAACCGCGTTACTTCTTTGGGACAAATTCACTGGGAAGAAAGCAGGTCCAGATCCGCGTAGCATGAACTGAAGCGCCAAAACGGCTGCGGGTAAGGAGCGGGTGTAACCACGCGTTATAGTGGCCCGGTAAGGGGCAACGCGCATGCCCCGGGCGATATAATCCATGTGTTGCGACCcgcatttttttaattgtCTCTCCCTTTTTCTCTGGCGTCTATTGTGCGAGAGAATGATTGATTAACAAGAGATTATTTCGTTCGATCTTAACTAGCTTTTCGCCCAAACTAAATCAAGTACCAGCAACCGTGTTTGGACAATATTCCATTTTAGACTACACAGCATGCACGCCCGCGATTGGTTTTTAGTTTTCATTGCAATTTTCATTCCTCCATTAGCAGTTTGGTTGAAAAGAGGATTTTTTACCAAGGATCTGCTAATTAATTTTCTGTTATTTTTACTAGGGATCATTCCTGGCCTGATCCATGCTTTGTATGTGATCAGCTGTCATCCATATGAGGAGAGCGGTGCTCGATACTCTCAGCTCTCTTCTGCAGATGATAACTATGGTAGTTTAGCATAAGCGCCTCCTTTTCTTCCCTGCTCACATCGTAATAAATGATGAGTGGCTTTTTGCTTTCCATATTTTGccactttttttattttccatgatttttcctcatttctttttatttttcattttctgtACTTTATTTACGTAAAATGAGTAATTATGTAATGGCAAGCCATCTCATCGCTGTCGGGCCAAGTAAATCTGTATTTTaattatattcattttccttcatttgagaaagaaaatcactTTAATAGCAGAATAATGGATTTGTTAGGCGATATAGTGGAGAAAGATACATCCGACTCAGTTGAGAGCAATGAGAATGATTTGCTTATTAGCAACAACTCCAAAACGGGATTCCCTGAATTATACAAGcccaagaaaatatcatcatGGAAAGAACGGTTGAGAGAGAAAAGAAcccaaaagaagaaaagcagCGCTAAAGATGCTGAAAATGAACAGGTGGCTACGGATGTTCCTGTATCAGAAGCAAGATCTATCCATAATGAGAATATTAAACTACTACAGGAAATGACTGATGAGCAAATAATACAAGAGCGTAAGGATCTTTACGATTCTTTGGATCCTAAGCTGGTAACTAAGTTATTAAAGAATATTAATAAAAGGGCCAAAGATGAAAACAATACTCCATTATTTGCAGAAATAGAGGGTGCTTCTGGCACCTGGGTAGGTGGCAATAAACAAGGCATATATGATTTACCTCCCTtagaggatgaagatgtaAACGCTGCTCTAGATATAAGGCCCAATTCAAAACACGTCAAGTTTGACGAACAAGacaaagaagaggaaaaatataatgatGATGTCGACGATGTCGACGATGTAGCGCCCTTAGATTTCCAAATGGCACAAAGCATCGATCACATGAAAAACGAAGATCTTTTTAAGGACGTTCATtttataaaagaagaaaagcaaagcGAGATAGAATTAGAGAAGTTAGACATCAATGATCCTAACTTCAACGATAAACTgcatgaaaaatatttcccTGATTTGCCCAAAGAGGTCAACAAACTAAAATGGATGCAATCAGTTCAAcagaaaacaaacaaaagtTACATCATTGAAGATGTGTCTGAATGTagatttgattttgaaggtAATCTTGTTCCGCCCACAAGACAAATAGATTCTACTATTCACTCTGGCTTGCATCATCACAGCGATTCGCCTGAACTCGCTGGTTACACTATAGTGGAGTTAGAGCATTTAGCAAGGTCCACCTTTCCTTCACAAAGATGTATTGCAATACAGACTCTAGGGAGGATCCTTTATAAACTAGGTCAAAAGAGCTATTACCAATTAGTGCCGGAGATTGATGTTGAGACATATAAGGAAGACGGAAATATATCAAACGTTATGGACAAGATTTATTCCATGTTCTGGGACTTAATCAAAGACGGGAAAATCATCGAGTCACTAGAAGTTGCCTCTAACGACAAATGCACCAGAAATTTGTCTGTCAGAAATTATGCCATTGATGCTCTTTGGTTATGGAAACAAGGCGGTGGGGACTTTAGGTCCAAGAAATAGATAGAAAAGGACCAGTACTACATACGGATGTGCTAAAGCGCTACCCTTActaaaatagaaaaatgtGTCTCTTTGATTAATGTTTTTATAGCTTCTTTTTTGTACAAAACTGCCTCAGGTATTTTCACTTCTGTACGATCACCCAGATGTTCATGTGATTTTCAATCATTTCCTGCACATACCAACTATGTTGTTTACCTCAAACTGAATATCCAACCAAACACAAATGAAGAACTCAAATGAGTCGAATTAAAACAACAGCGATGAGGAAATTAAGAACATAATCGGTATTAATATGTGACATATCAAAagtagagaaaaaaatattaacCTCAAAACAGAAGGAAAAACCAATGTTGAAGGTCCAATAAACATGAGACGTGCATAGATATGGTATCCAtgcaaaagcaaaaaaaaaataaaaagtcGCAACTTCAACTATGCTTATTCTCTCCGAACAACTTTTAGGACAAAAGTCAATTATGGGAAAGGGAAAAGATACTTCTCCAAAGCAAAGCCAAAATCACTGATCAACAGAGAACAATATTTTATCTTTGCACATTGACACATTCATCGAGGGTTTCAAGCGCCAAAAAAGAGCAAGATTCAGTTTAAAAAAACGATCCTCGACAAACTTAAGTTGTGCAATCCATGTCAGTTTTACATATACACAGCATATAGTGTGATAATGAGTTCTCTCATTAACCAACTTTATCATTCAAACTGTTAACTGCAGATATTTgacattcttttcatttgctGGAAGTGTATGTTCGTATCGTAATCATTCTCATCTCATCCTTTATATTagttaaagaaaattttttcatcatatttGGATACCCGGCTGGGATGGCAAAGCTACCAAATAACTACATGAATTATATGGCCAATAAATTGCACGACGAGCCTCTAAATCACGCCACTCCAGGTTAGTATACTTGACAAGTCCAGCGAAAATCTCCGAGACATTaattttattgtattttcACTATTTACTGCACGAAACCTTACGCGATACCGTGCAAATCACTTATGTAGCATAATATGGTAACTGAATCACTTTTTCATTGTGTTGATAGTTTCAAATTACAACTTCAGAACTTATAGTTTTTGCATGATGTGccattttcttgatgaggcttttttttttttaattatatttcttctgTCTCTATTTTCTCATAACTTCAGCATAGCAAGAAATTGTTCTCATGTCAAGTATACATGGAATAATAACCATATAAGATGACGATATGGAAGACTGATTATAAGAAGGTCTTAACAATACTTGTTTTAAACTAGCTGAGATTTTTACTAGGATTTTATGGGTACTGTATTCATGTAATTTGGCCGTTTTTCTTACGCTCCGTATTCACCTTACAGACAAAGGTACCAAATAATACAATATCTACCGTTATAGACATGTGCAAATAGATACGTAAACGTAAATCAGTGAGTAACAATAGTTTCCACAGAGTGGAACTCCGAAGAATTATTGtttatataaataataaactaagaaattatcattatttaGATACAATAAGAATAATTTAGAATATTGCCATTGTGTAGTCAAGGAGGAGAACGATGAAAGTCTTTAAAGacaagaatatataaaacaacccaataaatatataatagtaatacATTAGTTTACTTACTAAAGAGATTAAATGACGAAATTAACCGAGgaaattaaataaaaattaaTATGCTGACCGATGCTATTTCAGTTGGAGAGTTTTTGTAGATTAAAAAAGGAGCTGTCTACCATACTTCTAGGACCAGATCCACCTGATACCAATACAAGGTTTCATATGAGGCTTTTCCGCTTTCGCTATTCTCTTTTATGATCCAGTATCTGTATTCACGACAGTGCCTGTTTGATTCCATATCCACAATGGCTGTACAACGTTCACGTAATGCATTCTTGTCTGCAAAAGCGTAGGGATATACGTCCTTTTCTAGTAATCATATATACCAAATTAGGAAATTGAGACCCTGTTTTCACGCGTTCTCTACCTTTTTGGTAATTAAGTTCGGGTAAGGTCTCTTTTCCAAACGAGCTTACGTGTCGCATCGACAAATATGGTGAAAGCTTTTATATAAGTAGGCAACatctaaaaagaaagagcatattttttattgtgaAGAGGTGCACGTGtgaaaggaaaacaagTACTTATAAAAGGTTGTTATTTGACAATAGCATaatcaaagagaaattatATATTAAGGTTCATCACCGCTTTGATATTTCTTTCCTATAGAGTTCTGAAATTTACAGAATATAACCAACTAGCCGTCAttcatttaaaaaaagaaaaattagaaCTCTTCTATATAGTTGCTATTGAAGGCATACTTCCAAACCAActtatcattatttttgctctcattctttttcctgTATTATacttttattgtttttgatctttttttcttcatattaGCCCATTAAATCGACTAGCTGAAATGGAAAACTTATGCCCTCCACCTCCTTCCCAAATGAAGGATTTTTCTACCCCTCCAAGAAACAGGCATCGTCATAAGAGATCCTTTGCTATTTCTGgagattttgaatttttaaaaCAGCCGATTTCTGCGCCCGCCTTAGCTTCTACTTATGACTCACCTACTTTTGAAAGTACTCCAAGAAGAGCAAGCGGTATAAACCTGACTATGCTTAATGAACCTCAAAATGAATTGACATTAATATCTTCACCGAGCCCAAGATTTTTTGTCAGCGAAGAGTCCACATATACATCGCCAATTAAAGGAGTGCCGGACGCTATCATTAATTTGGATGATGTGCTCATCAATAAGCCAAGAATGTGTAGATCACATCGCAAAACTAAGTCAGTGCCAGTGAAATTAGATGAATTTTATTCGTCTCACAAGTGCAGCTCTGTACCAGAATTAACTATAAATGAAGAGATGGACGAAGACGATACCAATTCTCAGCTATTGGAGCCCATAAAACCACTGTCAACTTCTTTATCTGTAGATACGAACGAAGATAAGAACCGGACATTGGAAAATGCCAGGAGCTATAACTCATTAAAAATACATGCGCAAAAGCAAAGATACTACAATTCAGCAAGATATTTGCCTTTAAATAGTGATGAAAAATCCACAGATCCACAAAGTTTAACGAAGCAAAGTTCTGTtacttctttattttcctcTAGGTCGATTACTCCTGTGTCTTGTAACATTAATAATGCAGGTAGAATCAACGCAATCAATGGTAATTACCTGGACGATGTTCTTTATGATCTTGATACTCCTGCAACAACCTTAATTCAGgatattgataatttccAAACGAGTACAAGCGAAAGAGTTAAATTGTCACCTGAATCTTCTTCGATAAGAAAGTATTTCCCCAAAGATGAGAAATCCGTCAATAGCTTTAATTTTCAGTCTCAAGAGTACGATATGATATCTTTCACTGAAGATTTTGATCATGTGACGTCACTGTCCTCTTCTATTCTTGACTCTGAGAAACAaacagatgatgatggagAGGAAAGCATTCCCGAAGAAATACTACGAGGAGAGCCCCTTCATGTGTACAACGACACCAAAAGAACTGACGAAGGTTCTACTTTGCCCACTCAACAATGGCCCCTTCCCTCTGACAGGAACGATAAGCGCCTTTCAACTcaatatgaaaagaaaacattcaagaaaaatagaaagtTTAATATTTTTGCCAAGTTATTTTGCActagaaaataataagaacaaaaaatatacatcAACTACTCGATACCCACAATGCATAACTATAGAACAGATAAATACTAATAGATACCCCATTTATAATAAACATAACATTGTAAAGATGtcataataaaaattttaattcGCACTatgataaataaataatattaagtaaGCGTTATAAGCTAACGCTAGTATATATAGAAATGGTGTAGGATATGGTGCAGCCTCTTGTCCTTCTCTCAAAATGAATATTTAATGCTTTTTTCTGTTTACGTGCTCATGGTGATTCTGTTTCATTTGGAGACTTCTATGTTATCTAACTCGTCCTTTTCCTTAGCAGCGGCTTCGGCTTCTAATATGTATGGCAGCAAGTAAGGGACATCTTCTTGAGCTTTGATCCATTCGTTTCTTGGCAATAGATGATGGGTCAATTCGGTTTGGTGAGCTCTAATTATTCTATATGCTCTGGCATAAGATTCATCTTCAGGCAGTCTTCTCAAGGCGGTCTGCATGACAGGGTTTTCTTCTGCAATCAAATCGTCAAACTTGAGGCCTAGTTTCTTGTAGCCAGCGAGATTAATAAATTGGTTGGCGACTGGAACACATAGCTTAGATAGGACGGAAGACTTCAGAATATAATCACCAATTTTGACAATGGAAGTGAATGATTGTGGcatcttgttctttctgGAACTTATAATTGTTATCTCTAATCTTGCGATTTATTCACACAGACAGATACTTCAACCGCGCTTTTCCTAGCTTTAGCATCTGTTCCCTTTTATTACTGCGTTATGAAAGCAAAATTACAGGCCCCTCGCGGGGTCACCCGATAAAAAGCGCATCGCTTTTGATTGGTCAAAACACAACTGCGGTGTAGTTACACATCTATAGGTAAGTTATATTGCTAATAGCACTTCAATAGTGATATTTTGTTGGTTTTCCACCAGCAGTAGTGGGAAATCCGCATTCCAGTAGCGACTTGTCTACCAGATGGGGTTTTGCAGTGAGTGTGTCCAGTTTCTCTTTGTCTTTGACTAGGATCATGCCGCAGTATCCCGTGGAGTTTATATTTAATGTCAATGGTGGCTCACTCTTAGCGTGCGATCTTGGTACTACGCAGATCCATTTCTTGGTCAATAGAACGTTATATGACTTGATCAGCTCCGGAGATTCGTTGGCCCAATCTTGGAAGAATGTAAGTGCTTTTTgcatcaaagaaatataacaCATGGCGAGAAGGTCTTTGTCAACTTGATCAGGTGATTCCGGTAGTGGCAAGACAAAATGGGCAAAGGAAACCTTGTCATCTTGCAATGGCTCTGCATTAAAGGTGGGCAAGAAGTAACCCTTTTCGTTACATAATGTGTCTTGGAAAGGGGTAAACTCTTTCGGCATTCGTAGTATCTGCAAGTGTTTGTGAGCTTGTGAAGAACCGCTGTGAGGTCCACAATTATAAAAAACCAGGTATTTTTCATCAGATGTGTCATCATCTTTGTCTTTGTCAAGGCAACAAAGCACCTTGTAAGCAGTCATCAGATCCCTTGGCGTCAAGGCAGATTTCTGATCCTTAAACTCGCTTGTCACCAAGAGACTATGCTCAGGGACCACAGGAAATTTGTTAAGTAGTAACTTATATTCTCCATCGTCATTCACATCATCCACTACAACTAGTTCTTGGTCTGGGTTGGCGAAAGGGTCCTCTTTCTTGGAATCGTTACTCCTCTTTCCGTCTGATTTCAATGCTAAAGACGGAGCGAATGTCACCCAATATTGGGTCGCCTTAAGTGGATCCTTCAATTTCCTAGATTCTGCGCGGGTTAGTTTCAAATGGCCATCCCTTTGAGCTGCAACGAATTTATCGTGGATCTTCTGTTTCAAGTCCTCTCCAATCATCTTTATGCCCCTACCTTCCTAAGTCCAAAAGTTTGGTCGTCTTAACCAATTTTCCCACATTTCAATACTTCGAACTCACTCTCGAAACAAAGTCTATACACGTGACGCTGCTATGattaaaagatttttcaTATGCACATTCACAGCCACATGTCTAACAGcatctcaaaaaattccaGTAAAATGCGGAGAAGTTATCTACGATCTATCCATTCAACTCATCTAAAATGTATTTACCGGTACCTTTCTTGGCTCCTAACTGCCCTATTTCGGAGGGATCTTACATGGCGTTAAACGACTAGCGCAGTTCCCGCAGTATCGGCCGAAATTTTACTTCACCAATATAACGATGagtaaaaaagaacataaaACTTCGAATAGTTTCATCATTAAACTATACCTCTACTGGAATAAGAGGTTTGTAGTTCCAATTGAGTGCATGGGAAGAGAATCGCAATGCCGCGAATTACTCAAGAGATATCGTACAATTGTGATTATGGCGACAATACTTTCAATCTTGCTATTGATATAGGAGGCACTCTAGCTAAAGTCGTTTTCTCGCCTATAAAGAGCAACAGGCTGATGTTCTACACCATTGAGACAGAGAGAATCGATAAATTCATGGAACTTCTGCATTCCATTATCAAAGAACATAACAATGGGCGCTATGATATGACTCATATAATTGCTACCGGCGGTGGCGCCTTCAAGTTTTATGATTTGTTGTATAAAAACTTCCCTCAAATAAAGGATATATcgagatttgaagaaatggaaGGTTTAATTCAAGGTTTAGACTTTTTCATTCACGAAATTTCCGATGAGGTATTCACTTATAACGACCAAGATGGTGAAATGATAATACCTACCAGTTCCGGCACCATGGACTCGAAGGCCATATACCCGTACCTTCTGGTCAATATAGGGTCGGGCGTCTCTATGTTAAAGGTCACAGAACCAAATAATTTTAGTAGAGTGGGTGGGTCTTCATTGGGAGGAGGAACTCTTTGGGGCCTGCTATCGCTAATTACTGGGGCCCAAACCTACGATCAGATGCTCGATTGGGCTCAAGAAGGTGACAATTCTAGCGTTGATATGCTGGTTGGAGATATATATGGAACAGACTATAATAAAATCGGTCTAAAGTCTTCGGCTATCGCAAGCTCATTCGGTAAAGTTTTCCAGAACAGAATTACATCTAGCACACCTTTGGCCAATAACGACGATGAATTATATTCCTCGCATGAATCtattgagaaaaataatggacAAATGTTTAAGAATCCTGATATTTGTAAAAGCCTTTTATTCGCTATTTCCAACAATATTGGTCAAATAGCCTATTTGCAAGCTAAAATTCACAACATACAGAATATATACTTTGGTGGGTCTTATACTAGAGGCCATTTGACTACTATGAATACCTTGAGTTATGCTATAAATTTTTGGTCTCAAGGATCAAAGCAGGCGTTCTTTCTCAAACATGAAGGCTATTTGGGCGCAATGGGAGCTTTTCTAAGCGCGTCTCGTCATTCATCTATTAAGAACACAGATACGTAGATAgatttatttgttttttgctGGTAATATTACGTACATCTTTATCTAAAAATTAATTTGTTAAGTCGCTTATAATGTTATCCATCACCTCAAAGATTTGTATTTTACTATTATTTCGGTACTTGTCGTTAAGTTTACCGCTTGCTTCAGCATTTGTAAGTATATTTCCGCCTGACTTTTCTAAAATAGTTATATCCTTTATTATTGGCCTTTTTAAATTGCTTAAAGATATGACTATTATATATTGCAAATCCTTTATCTCAAATTGTACTTTACCAAGTTGAGTAAAGATTTCGAAATTTAAGATAGTCGAGTTTGATCCtttaaacaagaaatactTCTCCCAGAACTTTATGAGCAGATTAATTGACTGACATAATTCTGAATCATTGACCATTGAGTGTTCCGAatcatcttttctttgctGCTCACCTTTTTGTATTATTTGACGTTTACTTTCATTCATTTCTCTAAGTTCTTTCGTcaacttttgattttgctTTTGCAAAAAGAGCAGTTTCTGCCAGTTCGTGTACGTCTCCTCGACGAAACCATCTGAATCACCTAAATTCAATATtacatcattttcttctaccatatttttatcttcttgATTTGTTAAGTGTTTCAGTTCCTTGAGCGAATCCCAACAGTTTTCTATCTCACCTGTGGCTTCCAAATAAAGCTCATTTATTAGGTCTTGCTTTTCGGCAAAATTATGACTCACCTCTTGAATATCAGTTTTGATCTGTTCtattttagtttctttcacgttcaaaatttcatctttgAGATCATTAACCCTTTCATTTAGTTTTACAAATTGAGGGTCTTTTTCAGAATCCAGTTGTAGTGGTTTTGTCGAAGACAAAGtaaatctgaaaaaatagTCCAACGTCTCCTGTTCTAAGTAAGTCAGCTTTAATAACTCCATCAGTTTATTGAATTCTTTGATCTTTACACCTAAAATTTTGGGGTTCACATACGCCTCTTTTCCCGCTACctctaaattttcatcGTTCCTAAGTGGGTTAACGAACTTGTTCTCTTCATTTATCGCCAGAATGCTGGAAGCGATTTCATGCAACGTATTTTTGAGTCTAAGCTCTTGATTATTTAGGACCTCTTCGCTACTCAGAGCAATAGTATCCTCAATGTCCCTTAAGACAGTCTCATAATCCTTTACGCTCACGCTGTCGGTATTCATTATTTTAGTAACTTTTCACCTTTGGAACTATAAACTATATGTTTTTTACCTTCcagatgatttttttgccGTTGTTTATTCTTCTGCATTATAAACAATAAATGCGCGATCTTAAGTTTTCCAtattatttgatttttttttacatgaACTATCAATCAATCACCTAGTCACCtagtttttcaagaaaaaactttctaGAGGATGCAAATACTTCTCTCGGGAAATAAAATCTTTTGCTTATATGGTTATTTCCATTTTATTCCCTCTCAGAATTGAAGGATTTTGATTG
The Saccharomyces mikatae IFO 1815 strain IFO1815 genome assembly, chromosome: 4 genome window above contains:
- the AGE1 gene encoding GTPase-activating protein AGE1 (similar to Saccharomyces cerevisiae AGE1 (YDR524C); ancestral locus Anc_1.23), producing the protein MDFYSANTIQNVVLLPSNEIAPKIAPKALHLPWYNNPLKLTNILLKSLRCKLQKNCCEEDRGFDVYCVIIRSIALLMTAKESLILPQRFPFRSAQLSFTYLSNRLSGSQQKATNSHQFNHQTHRIHSSSNNSNSNNRIPLKKDSPKQQTQHFSFANTGPSNRDELLSIVRKIDKSNLKCCDCDNTVTVEWVSINLLCILCIKCSGVHRSLGSHISKVRSLTLDNFTSLEMMHLLQNNVSNSNVNAIYESNLHNFSIKKITPNSTDSERSKYIIDKYQLKKFVIDSNQGRETSLKSLIKAIHLDSIFMMQRAIAQSKYSLRELTASEKEKNDLSHPSIFQYSLKHYEIINGTPIFFITEFLLCNGIHIDNLPKITTNWSPKVLQYWRIKLEMYGTFQGVTDSRPKSGSHLNMHSNANSTSSYNKKQDLKLSIPERSASASKRWSLSSIPKSSQNLMSPTNLLSMHKSLKLTKKDKK
- the SMKI04G7150 gene encoding uncharacterized protein (similar to Saccharomyces cerevisiae YDR524C-B and YCL048W-A; ancestral locus Anc_1.22); protein product: MQFKTIVAAFATVAAVQAANVSTNGSTNGSNQSNTTSTKISTGAAASNALGAGVFGAAVAAGVAFLF
- the SMKI04G7160 gene encoding uncharacterized protein (similar to Saccharomyces cerevisiae API2 (YDR525W)); protein product: MIFFCFLFPNSKNGYSACKRKGVARIGSVSEINFGVLRPEATKAANHVRRRGRTVSREVVFWNCKRPNIGPRPSSRLIRKPRYFFGTNSLGRKQVQIRVA
- the SNA2 gene encoding Sna2p (similar to Saccharomyces cerevisiae SNA2 (YDR525W-A); ancestral locus Anc_1.21): MHARDWFLVFIAIFIPPLAVWLKRGFFTKDLLINFLLFLLGIIPGLIHALYVISCHPYEESGARYSQLSSADDNYGSLA
- the RBA50 gene encoding Rba50p (similar to Saccharomyces cerevisiae RBA50 (YDR527W); ancestral locus Anc_1.20) — its product is MDLLGDIVEKDTSDSVESNENDLLISNNSKTGFPELYKPKKISSWKERLREKRTQKKKSSAKDAENEQVATDVPVSEARSIHNENIKLLQEMTDEQIIQERKDLYDSLDPKLVTKLLKNINKRAKDENNTPLFAEIEGASGTWVGGNKQGIYDLPPLEDEDVNAALDIRPNSKHVKFDEQDKEEEKYNDDVDDVDDVAPLDFQMAQSIDHMKNEDLFKDVHFIKEEKQSEIELEKLDINDPNFNDKLHEKYFPDLPKEVNKLKWMQSVQQKTNKSYIIEDVSECRFDFEGNLVPPTRQIDSTIHSGLHHHSDSPELAGYTIVELEHLARSTFPSQRCIAIQTLGRILYKLGQKSYYQLVPEIDVETYKEDGNISNVMDKIYSMFWDLIKDGKIIESLEVASNDKCTRNLSVRNYAIDALWLWKQGGGDFRSKK
- the HLR1 gene encoding Hlr1p (similar to Saccharomyces cerevisiae LRE1 (YCL051W) and HLR1 (YDR528W); ancestral locus Anc_1.15), which produces MENLCPPPPSQMKDFSTPPRNRHRHKRSFAISGDFEFLKQPISAPALASTYDSPTFESTPRRASGINLTMLNEPQNELTLISSPSPRFFVSEESTYTSPIKGVPDAIINLDDVLINKPRMCRSHRKTKSVPVKLDEFYSSHKCSSVPELTINEEMDEDDTNSQLLEPIKPLSTSLSVDTNEDKNRTLENARSYNSLKIHAQKQRYYNSARYLPLNSDEKSTDPQSLTKQSSVTSLFSSRSITPVSCNINNAGRINAINGNYLDDVLYDLDTPATTLIQDIDNFQTSTSERVKLSPESSSIRKYFPKDEKSVNSFNFQSQEYDMISFTEDFDHVTSLSSSILDSEKQTDDDGEESIPEEILRGEPLHVYNDTKRTDEGSTLPTQQWPLPSDRNDKRLSTQYEKKTFKKNRKFNIFAKLFCTRK